A window of the Verminephrobacter eiseniae EF01-2 genome harbors these coding sequences:
- a CDS encoding ABC transporter ATP-binding protein: MAYLQLRGIEKFFGEHHAIKGIDLSIAQGEFIVFVGPSGCGKSTLLRLIAGLERVDGGTLLLDGSDITDRPSSRRDLAMVFQSYALYPHMSVYQNMSFALQLAKADPAIIRTKVERAAAILNLGSYLQRRPRELSGGQRQRVAIGRAIVRAPKVFLFDEPLSNLDAALRGQTRVEIAKLHRDLGATTIYVTHDQVEAMTLADRVVVLRDGQIEQVGTPLTLYDQPANRFVAQFIGTPQMNMLPYEQLPPVMQQQCPAAAVGGAVGLRPECLAVHPAGHPGGAFGQGAAALGGQVELIEALGAETLIYLRTAQGAQVVARQSERTALQPGHPVALDIAIGQAHWFDSTGRVVPAARHAH, from the coding sequence ATGGCCTATCTGCAATTGCGCGGTATCGAAAAATTCTTCGGCGAGCATCACGCCATCAAGGGCATCGATCTGAGCATCGCGCAAGGCGAATTCATCGTCTTCGTCGGCCCCTCGGGCTGCGGCAAATCCACCTTGCTGCGCCTGATCGCCGGGCTCGAGCGCGTCGACGGCGGCACGCTGCTGCTCGATGGCAGCGACATCACCGACCGGCCCTCCAGCCGGCGCGACCTGGCGATGGTGTTCCAGAGCTATGCGCTGTACCCGCACATGAGCGTGTACCAGAACATGAGCTTTGCGCTGCAACTGGCCAAAGCCGATCCGGCCATCATCCGCACCAAGGTCGAGCGCGCCGCCGCCATCCTGAACCTGGGCAGCTACCTGCAGCGCCGGCCCCGGGAACTCTCGGGCGGGCAGCGCCAGCGGGTGGCCATCGGCCGCGCCATCGTGCGTGCGCCCAAGGTGTTCCTGTTCGACGAGCCGCTGTCCAACCTCGACGCAGCGCTGCGCGGCCAGACCCGCGTGGAGATCGCCAAGCTGCACCGCGACCTGGGCGCCACCACCATCTACGTCACGCACGACCAGGTCGAGGCCATGACGCTGGCCGACCGCGTGGTGGTGCTGCGCGACGGGCAGATCGAACAGGTCGGCACGCCGCTGACGCTGTACGACCAGCCCGCCAACCGGTTCGTCGCGCAGTTCATCGGCACGCCGCAGATGAACATGCTGCCTTACGAGCAACTGCCCCCCGTCATGCAGCAGCAATGCCCGGCGGCGGCCGTGGGGGGCGCGGTCGGGCTGCGGCCCGAATGCCTGGCGGTGCATCCGGCCGGGCATCCGGGGGGCGCCTTCGGACAGGGCGCTGCTGCGCTCGGCGGCCAGGTGGAACTGATAGAAGCGCTGGGCGCCGAGACGCTGATCTACCTGCGCACCGCACAGGGCGCCCAGGTGGTGGCACGCCAGAGCGAGCGCACGGCGCTGCAGCCGGGCCACCCGGTGGCGCTGGACATCGCCATCGGGCAGGCCCACTGGTTTGACAGCACCGGGCGCGTGGTGCCAGCGGCGCGCCATGCGCATTGA
- a CDS encoding carbohydrate ABC transporter permease — protein MTVTRRRSSPPLGPLALRTAAAWAAALLLFFPLGWLLLTAFKTELQAISVPPLLWFTPTLENFLEVQERSDYLLYAGNSVITSVLSTLLGLLLAAPAAYAMAFFKGRYTKDILMWMLSTKMMPAVGALVPIYVLAQKSQLLDTRLALIIVFTLSNLPIMVWMLYSHFKDIPHEILEAARMDGATLWQEVRLVLLPLGMGGLASTGLLCLVLAWNEAFWSLNLSAAKAGTLATLIASYSSPEGLFWAKLSAASLMAIAPIVVFGWFSQKQLVQGLTFGAVK, from the coding sequence ATGACTGTCACCCGACGCCGTTCCTCCCCTCCCCTGGGCCCGCTGGCCCTGCGCACCGCAGCAGCCTGGGCGGCTGCGCTGCTGCTGTTCTTCCCGCTGGGCTGGCTGCTGCTCACGGCCTTCAAGACCGAGTTGCAGGCGATCTCGGTGCCGCCGCTGCTGTGGTTCACGCCGACGCTGGAAAATTTCCTTGAAGTGCAAGAGCGCAGCGACTACCTGCTGTACGCCGGCAACTCGGTCATCACCAGCGTGCTGTCGACGCTGCTGGGCCTGCTGCTGGCCGCCCCTGCGGCCTACGCAATGGCTTTCTTCAAGGGCCGCTACACCAAGGACATCCTGATGTGGATGCTCTCGACCAAGATGATGCCCGCCGTGGGCGCTCTGGTGCCGATCTATGTGCTGGCCCAAAAGAGCCAGTTGCTCGATACCCGGCTGGCGCTGATCATCGTGTTTACGCTGTCCAACCTGCCGATCATGGTCTGGATGCTGTATTCGCACTTCAAGGACATTCCGCACGAGATTCTGGAGGCTGCCCGCATGGACGGCGCCACGCTGTGGCAGGAAGTGCGCCTGGTGCTGCTGCCGCTGGGCATGGGCGGGCTGGCGTCCACGGGCCTGTTGTGCCTGGTGCTGGCCTGGAACGAGGCTTTCTGGAGCCTGAACCTCAGCGCCGCCAAGGCCGGCACGCTGGCCACGCTGATCGCCTCGTACTCCAGCCCCGAGGGGCTGTTCTGGGCCAAGCTGTCTGCCGCCTCGCTGATGGCCATCGCGCCCATCGTGGTGTTTGGCTGGTTCAGCCAAAAGCAGTTGGTCCAGGGCCTGACCTTTGGCGCCGTCAAGTAG
- a CDS encoding carbohydrate ABC transporter permease produces the protein MNRLLARLLLIPAMVPLLLWMIVPLVMTIYFSFIRYNLLQPEQSGFVGLENFEYFVTDPSFGAAVLNTVLLLGSVIIITVLLGVALALLTDAPFPGRSLVRLLLIAPFFVMPTVNALLWKHMMMNPIYGVLAQVWLFFGAQPVDWLTDYPLLSVIIMVAWQWLPFATLIFMTALQGMNHEQLEAARMDGANYLQQLRYLYMPHLARSMAVVVMIEMIFLLGIFAEISTTTNGGPGDASTNVTFLIFKQALLNFDAGVASAGALFAVLLANVAAWFLIRMVGKNLDR, from the coding sequence ATGAACCGTTTGCTTGCCCGCTTGCTGCTGATACCGGCGATGGTCCCGCTGCTGCTGTGGATGATCGTGCCGCTGGTGATGACGATTTACTTCTCGTTCATCCGCTACAACCTGCTGCAGCCTGAGCAGTCCGGCTTCGTGGGGTTGGAGAACTTCGAGTATTTCGTGACCGATCCATCGTTCGGCGCGGCCGTGCTGAACACGGTGCTGTTGCTCGGCAGCGTGATCATCATCACCGTGCTGCTGGGCGTGGCGCTGGCGCTGTTGACCGATGCGCCATTTCCGGGGCGGTCTTTGGTGCGGCTGCTGCTGATCGCGCCCTTTTTCGTGATGCCCACGGTCAATGCCCTGCTCTGGAAGCACATGATGATGAACCCCATCTACGGGGTGCTGGCGCAGGTCTGGCTGTTCTTTGGCGCGCAGCCGGTGGATTGGCTCACCGACTACCCGCTGCTGTCCGTGATCATCATGGTGGCCTGGCAATGGCTGCCGTTTGCCACGCTGATCTTCATGACCGCGCTGCAGGGCATGAACCACGAGCAGCTCGAAGCCGCGCGCATGGATGGCGCCAACTACCTGCAGCAACTGCGCTACCTGTACATGCCGCATCTGGCGCGCTCGATGGCGGTGGTGGTGATGATCGAGATGATTTTCCTGCTCGGCATCTTTGCCGAGATCAGCACCACCACCAACGGCGGCCCGGGCGATGCGAGCACCAACGTGACGTTTTTGATCTTCAAGCAGGCCCTGCTCAACTTCGATGCCGGCGTGGCCTCGGCCGGCGCGCTGTTCGCGGTGCTGCTGGCCAACGTCGCTGCCTGGTTCCTGATCCGCATGGTGGGCAAAAACCTCGACCGATGA